From Sus scrofa isolate TJ Tabasco breed Duroc unplaced genomic scaffold, Sscrofa11.1 Contig719, whole genome shotgun sequence, one genomic window encodes:
- the LOC110259063 gene encoding olfactory receptor 6C68-like produces MWGWQNPGVNMRNHTAITTFILLGLTEDPRLQLLLFLFLFLTYILSVAGNLTIITLTLLDPHLKIPMYFFLQNFSLLEISFTTACIPRFLYSISTGDRTITYNVCFVQLFFIDISGITEFFLLATMAYDRYVAICKPLHYMTIMSNKLCKTMAVCCWGAALLIILPPFSLCFHLEFCDSNLIDHFICDASPLLKISCSDTWLIEQMVIACAVLTFIITLVGVVLSYIYIIRTILKFPSAQQRKKAFSTCSSHMIVVSITYGSCIFIYINPSAKQEANLNKGVALLVSSISPVLNPFIYTLRNKQVKLAFQDSLKKIAFLLKK; encoded by the coding sequence ATGTGGGGTTGGCAAAATCCAGGAGTCAATATGAGAAACCACACTGCAATAACAACATTCATCCTTCTGGGACTGACAGAAGATCCTCGGCTGCaactcttgcttttccttttcctctttctcacctACATATTGAGTGTAGCTGGAAATCTGACCATCATCACCCTAACCTTGCTGGATCCCCACCTTAAAatccccatgtattttttcctccaaaatttctctCTCCTAGAAATCTCATTTACAACTGCCTGTATTCCAAGATTCCTATACAGTATATCAACTGGAGACAGAACAATTACCTATAATGTATGTTTcgttcaattattttttatagacATCTCTGGGATAACTGAGTTCTTTCTCTtggcaaccatggcatatgatcgctatgtggccatctgcaaacccctacATTACATGACAATCATGAGCAACAAACTCTGCAAAACAATGGCTGTCTGCTGTTGGGGGGCAGCACTTCTGATTATCCTCCCTCCATTCAGCTTGTGTTTTCATCTGGAATTCTGCGATTCCAATCTCATTGATCATTTTATCTGTGATGCATCTCCTCTCCTGAAGATCTCATGCTCAGACACCTGGTTAATCGAGCAGATGGTTATAGCCTGTGCTGTGTTGACCTTCATCATCACTCTTGTAGGTGTGGTTCTCTCCTACATATACATCATAAGGACGATTCTAAAATTCCCTTCtgcccaacaaagaaaaaaagccttttctacctgttcttcccacatgattgtcGTTTCCATCACctatggcagctgcatcttcatcTACATCAATCCATCTGCCAAACAAGAGGCAAATCTCAATAAAGGTGTGGCATTGCTCGTTTCTTCCATTTCACCAGTGCTGAATCCTTTTATATATACTCTGAGGAATAAGCAAGTTAAACTAGCCTTTCAGGACTCACtcaaaaaaattgcatttcttttaaaaaagtaa
- the LOC100156758 gene encoding olfactory receptor 6C68-like, whose translation MRNHTAITTFILLGLTEDPQLQLLLFLFLFLTYILSVAGNLTIITLTLLDPHLKTPMYFFLQNFSFLEISFTTACIPRFLYNISTGDRTITYNACLTQIFCTDLLGITEFFLLATMAYDRYVAICKPLHYMTIMSNKLCKTMVVCCWLAALMIILPPLSLGFHLEFCNSNLIDHFACDASTLLKISCSDTWLIEQMVIACAVLTLITTLVGVVLSYIYIIRTILKFPSAQQRKKAFSTCSSHMIVVSITYGSCIFIYIKPSAKEEVNLNKGVALLLSSISPMLNPFIYTLRNKQVKLAFQDSLKKIAFLLRK comes from the coding sequence ATGAGAAACCACACTGCAATAACAACATTCATCCTTCTGGGACTGACAGAAgatcctcagctgcagcttttgcttttccttttcctctttctcacctACATATTGAGTGTAGCTGGAAATCTGACCATCATCACCCTAACCTTGCTGGATCCCCACCTTAAAacccccatgtattttttcctccaaaatttctctttcttagaaaTCTCATTTACAACTGCCTGTATTCCAAGATTCCTATACAATATATCAACTGGGGACAGAACAATTACTTATAATGCATGTCTCACTCAAATATTTTGTACGGATCTCCTTGGGATAACTGAGTTCTTTCTCTtggcaaccatggcatatgatcgctatgtggccatctgcaaacccctgcattataTGACAATCATGAGCAACAAACTCTGCAAAACAATGGTTGTCTGCTGTTGGCTGGCAGCACTTATGATTATCCTCCCTCCACTCAGCTTAGGTTTTCATCTGGAATTCTGCAATTCCAATCTCATTGATCATTTTGCCTGTGACGCCTCTACTCTCCTGAAGATCTCATGCTCAGACACCTGGTTGATTGAGCAGATGGTTATAGCCTGTGCTGTGCTCACTCTCATCACCACTCTTGTAGGTGTGGTTCTCTCCTACATATACATCATAAGGACGATTCTAAAATTCCCTTCtgcccaacaaagaaaaaaagccttttctacctgttcttcccacatgattgtcGTTTCCATCACctatggcagctgcatcttcatcTACATCAAACCATCTGCCAAAGAAGAGGTAAACCTCAATAAAGGAGTGGCAttgcttctttcttccatttcaccaatgctgaatccttttatATATACTCTGAGGAATAAGCAAGTTAAACTAGCCTTTCAGGACTCACtcaaaaaaattgcatttcttttaagaaagtaa